Below is a genomic region from Telmatobacter sp. DSM 110680.
TGCTCGATCCCACCAAGGTGACGATCCTGACGCCGGGAGTCAACGCGCAGGGAGTAATGTCGCAGTGGGGCATCCCCGCAGCCATCCTCACTGAGTTTCTTGACTCACGCCGCGTCGAGATCGCGCGCACCGGCGACTATACAGTTCTGGTGCTGTTCTCCGTGGGAACCTCGAAGGGCAAATGGGGCAGCCTGCTTGAAAACCTCTTTGAGTTCAAGCGTCTCTACGACTCGGAAGCGTCGCTCGAAGAGGTTTTGCCGGAGTTAGTCCAACGCTTTCCTCACCGCTATCGCAATGTTTCGTTGAAAGACCTCTCTGACGAAATGCATAAAGCAATGATTGACCTGGATCTCGCGGGGCTTGTCAATGCTGCCTGCGACGAGGACTTCGATCCAATTCTCACGCCCGCGCAGACCTACCAAAAGCTCGTTCGTCACGAGACCGAGCGCATCCCCTTCGGGAAGATGGCTGGCCGAATCGCCGCGTACATGCTTGTCCCTTATCCTCCCGGCATCCCCATGTCGATGCCCGGCGAGAGACTGGGTGGCCCTGACTCACCGGTCATCAAACTCATCCTGGCCATGGAGCAATTTGGTAAGCGCTTCCCCGGCTTCGAGCGCGAGGTCCACGGCATTGAAGTCGATGGCGACGGTAACTACTGGATGCGAGCGGTTATCGAAGATCCGGCAATGACGAGAAATTGATCCGATTCGTGATGGTGTCGCGCTCACACCCGCCTCATCGTCAGCGCACCTGCGTCGCGAATAATGCGTGATGCGCAAGAATGAAGAGCGTTCGGTGATCCGAACCACCGAAGATCAGTTGCAAAGGACGCTCCGGCACATCGATTTCGGCAACCTGATGCCCGTCCTGCGCGTAGACGAAGATTTGCCCGTTGGCCACGTACACGTTGCCGCGCGCATCAATCGCCACGCTCTCGCCTCCTCGTTGCGCAAACGGCTTCAACTCCGCGAGTGTTCCGTCCGCTTTGACAGTCGCGCTGTACGTAATGTCCTCCGATTCGCTGCTGACGTACACCCGCTCTCCCGGCTTTGCGACCAGAAGCCCGTAAGTATCGAGGTTGTCGCTGAATCGCCAGCCCGATGTGTCATTCGCCGGGCCCTGCTGAAACACCCGGCCCGCCGGTAGAAACACGCTGCCGTCCTCAGAGACATATTCGCGCGTCTTCGGCGTGCTTGCATCCGCCGCGAACATCTCCGCCAGCGTTGTAAAGTGCATCGTGTCCAGGTTCAACTGGTCTTTGAATTCCCCATTGTTCCACCAGTTCACAGGAAGAATCACGGCGGCTTTGTCGTGAGGCTGCACTGGCTGCGGCGTCAGCACGGTCAGTTCTTCCGCCAAACTTCCCGGCTTGAACGTGTACATCGTGCTCTCGGGGCCCGCGGACGAAACCACGAGCATGTTGCCCGACTTGTCAAACGCGAGATTCACAGGGTCGAGTGGATTGTCGCGTTCGACCGTGAGACCTTCCGCCTCAGACCAGCCATAGATGCGTTGGTTGTGGTGATCCGCGAAATAGAGTTTGCCCGCGGCATCCACGGCTGCGCCTGAAATCGAGAAGAAACCATCCTCCAACTTCTTTACTGTCGTTCGCTTCTCCAGCACCGTAGATGCATCACTCTGCGTTGGCCGCTGCGGATCAGCTGGAATGTCAAGCGCCGCGAACTCGCGTTCACGCACCTCGAGATGATGCGTCATATCCTCGATGGCGTTCTCATAAGGGAACTTGCTCAAGCGCAGGAATGTGCCGCATCCATTCGCGTCACAAATACCATACCCGCTCTCCGCGTTCACATGCACATTGCGGAAGTGAATATCCGACGATCGATAGATGCGCACGGCCGCCGTGAAAGGCGCCCGCGAACGCGTTACACGATACCCGTGATAGTTCGCAATGGTGAGATTGCGGCAGTCATCAATCTCCAGCGAAAGCGCTTCGGGGCTTTCGCCTGCCTCCTCTTCGGTCTGCGGCGCGTTGATGTCCCAGTTCTCCACGTGATCGAACTTGATCTCGCTGCGAACGTGATGCTCATTCGACAACTCGTACACATGCCCGGGCGTCTTGGTGTTCGATACCAGAAAGCCTGATTGCGCAAACGTATTTGGGGTCCAGATGTCTGCGAATGTTCCTCCGCCTCCATCGGCAACCCACAAGCTCGGATATTGTCCATCCCACCGCCTGCGAAGATCGGAATCAGCGGTATGGTTGTTGTTATAAGGGTTGGTCCCGCTGCCATGACCTCCAAGAAAGCGCACGTCATCGATCAGCGAACGCTCGCCCGCCTTCCACAGTACCGCTACCGCACGCGGATTAATGCCGCCTGCGAACACACCGATTCCGCTGATGATGTTCTTTCCTCCTGGAGGAGCAAGAAGCACGGCCTTCGGAGCGCCCACTCCCTGATATCCCGGAGTCTCATCCAGCAGGTCAATCTGCGTGAGCGTGGGATGTAGCGCAATCAGCACCGTGTCGGGCTTGAGCGTAAGCGTGTCCCGCACCACGTAATGTCCACCCG
It encodes:
- a CDS encoding glycosyl hydrolase family 28-related protein encodes the protein MKKAVLAAVTLCFCPAAFAASIITTRLEDPKAIYVDAPATKADNSATLQAAIDKASGTAREGIVFIPAGRYTITRTVYLWPGVRLIGYGATRPVFVLPPNTPGFQKGIGVMVMFTGLTPHERPRAGDRIAFPPPGSVPPNDNVADANPNTFYSAMSNIDIEIGDGNPAAVAVRFHVAQHSFLTHMDFHLGSGLAGIYQAGNEAEDLHFFGGRYGILTEKTSPAWQFTLIDSVFEGQREAAIREHEAGLTLIRDTFRDVPKAIDIDEGYPDQLWVKDSRFENLSGPVVTISLEKSPLTEIGFENAVLSNAPVFAKLRESEKTIAGKGAVYVVKNFTYGLIVPGEGRMGSIGMKYEAASLSSLPAPLPSAIPPLPPSSEWVNVHTLGVKGDGTSDDTAALQQAINAHRVLYLPGGHYVVRDTLTLKPDTVLIALHPTLTQIDLLDETPGYQGVGAPKAVLLAPPGGKNIISGIGVFAGGINPRAVAVLWKAGERSLIDDVRFLGGHGSGTNPYNNNHTADSDLRRRWDGQYPSLWVADGGGGTFADIWTPNTFAQSGFLVSNTKTPGHVYELSNEHHVRSEIKFDHVENWDINAPQTEEEAGESPEALSLEIDDCRNLTIANYHGYRVTRSRAPFTAAVRIYRSSDIHFRNVHVNAESGYGICDANGCGTFLRLSKFPYENAIEDMTHHLEVREREFAALDIPADPQRPTQSDASTVLEKRTTVKKLEDGFFSISGAAVDAAGKLYFADHHNQRIYGWSEAEGLTVERDNPLDPVNLAFDKSGNMLVVSSAGPESTMYTFKPGSLAEELTVLTPQPVQPHDKAAVILPVNWWNNGEFKDQLNLDTMHFTTLAEMFAADASTPKTREYVSEDGSVFLPAGRVFQQGPANDTSGWRFSDNLDTYGLLVAKPGERVYVSSESEDITYSATVKADGTLAELKPFAQRGGESVAIDARGNVYVANGQIFVYAQDGHQVAEIDVPERPLQLIFGGSDHRTLFILAHHALFATQVR